A single Cyclopterus lumpus isolate fCycLum1 chromosome 15, fCycLum1.pri, whole genome shotgun sequence DNA region contains:
- the rgs17 gene encoding regulator of G-protein signaling 17 isoform X3, with translation MYCCSPPRMQDVTRISLELSIDKTEDRMERSERQTCTKMDSIEAADEQQPSLDEVLSWARSFEMMLRSLEGREVFREFLRSEYSEDNLLFWLACEELKKETDPTVVEEKSRIIYEDYVSILSPKEVSLDSRVREGINQTLAEPSNLMYEEAQFQIYTLMHRDSFPRFLNSSVYRDLLANRRRACLDT, from the exons ATGTATTGTTGCAGCCCCCCGCGTATGCAAGATGTCACTCGGATCTCGCTGGAACTCTCCATCGACAA GACTGAAGACAGGATGGAGAGGAGTGAACGACAGACCTGCACCAAGATGGACAGTATTGAAGCTGCAGATGAACA ACAGCCCAGTCTAGACGAGGTGCTGTCGTGGGCACGGAGCTTCGAGATGATGCTGCGCTCGCTGGAGGGCCGGGAGGTCTTCCGGGAGTTCCTGCGCTCGGAGTACAGCGAGGACAACCTGCTTTTCTGGTTGGCCTGCGAGGAGCTGAAAAAGGAGACGGATCCCACGGTGGTGGAGGAGAAGTCCAGGATCATATACGAAGACTACGTGTCCATATTATCGCCCAAAGAG GTGAGTCTGGACTCGCGGGTCAGAGAAGGAATAAACCAGACCCTGGCGGAGCCCAGCAACCTGATGTACGAGGAGGCCCAGTTCCAGATCTACACCCTGATGCACCGCGATTCCTTCCCACGTTTCCTCAACTCCTCCGTTTACAGAGACCTCCTGGCCAACAGGAGGCGCGCCTGCCTCGACACCTAG